The Lolium perenne isolate Kyuss_39 chromosome 6, Kyuss_2.0, whole genome shotgun sequence genome segment ACTTGTCCAGAGATAATGGTGCCGCGATTTTGATTTCCGTGGTTTTACCTAAGCCTTTTCAACCAGAAGGTTTGAATCCTAACACGACGACAAAGAAGTTGAATCAACCATTAACTTGAAAATTATCACTTGGGCGCTGAACTACCTGATAATGTTCAGACCAGTGCACAGTTTCCCTACCCTATCATACTACTCCGGATAGTTTTCAGTAGGGAATCAACTTTTAAGCAGTTTCAGTTTATTTAGTGATTGCAAGCAAGCCAACCGTTTCTTACCAGTTCTGGAAATCGAATGTGCTGATATTGAAACCAAAATATATCCTGCTGTGTACAGATGATTACCATAGCTGTCTTTCCTTTTCTTCATACAAACCGTGGGACCCTTTCAAACAAATTTGGCATGGGCAACTTGGTTCCTTGGTTGCAGCACAAAAGAAGCTTGTAAACAGCGTGACATGAAAACTAGGTTTGCATGTACGCCACTTTAGGTCAAAGCCATCTAGTAATTATTTGTTTTTTTCGAGGATGACTAGTAGTTATTTGTGATATTTAAGGTCTGTGATTTATCGAAAAATTTAAGGTCTGTTGCCTGCATGTTTATCCATGTCATCTTGGATGTTTGCCAAATACTGATGACTTGTTCCTTTATCTGAAAAAAAATGCAGTATAGAGGTGGCTCGGAGCTACTGATCGAAGCCGGCGACCAGAGGCGCATCATAAAGCTGCCACGGTCGATGCAGGGGAAGGTGGGCGGCGCCAAGTTCATCGACAGGAACCTTGTTGTCAGCATCCGGTAGGCAGCAGCGGGGGCGTTCAGTGAACTCAGAAGACCGGCTCAGCAAAACCTAGCCCGGTAGAGAATCAAGTAGAGCATTGTATTGGTTAGACCGAATCCTGGCGAGCATGGTTGATGTCGTCTCGTCATTTTTTGTGAACAGAGCAAGGTTTTGTGAAAATGGCGTtatggaaaagaaaagaaaaaaggacaGTCAACATGAATGATAATTTTCAGAAAGATCGCCCTGTTAGAATAGAACAAGGCCCCCCCTGCGGATAGGACTTCAGTGCTGCTGCACAGTATCATTGTGAAGGCGAAAGGCGTGAGAATGTTGGGTGGCTGCTCATCTAATCGTTGTTCTTTGATGAGTAGATTTCCGTTTGTTTCTATTGCTGCTGACGTTTTCGTCTGAAGCCATGGGAGGCGCAGCATGCGAAATCTGGGAAAGCCGTGCTGGTGGTACAATCGTGACAACGAGACGATTTGGCGGTGACGCGATGCCAGATCCGGTCTTCATGCCGCCATCGGTCCTTTCCACTCACTTCCCACCACTCGATGTGTGAGACTACTGACGGTTGAGCTTGATCGCCTCTACTTTTCAACGCCTACTGAAGGTGTAGCTAGGGCATCGGGTTCTTGGAGGCGGACGATGTGAACCAAGTGCATCGTACACCTCATtatgaaaagtttcaaaaaatgCAATTTCAAAgttttagattttttttttaaaaaaaatacacGCAAGTATATTTTATGTTACACTTACTTGTGCAGATTTTGGTATAAAAAACGATCATGTGTGATCTACACATAAATGTGAAAATGGGATTTCCTATTTTTGTGAATAGTACACAACAAATTATTATAGTGTTATTTAGACATTATATCATTTTCGTGTAGACTAAATACAATcgcattttttcgtgaaaacatACACAAGTAaatatcaacataatatgtacatgaAAAAAATATTTTACTTTTTTGAGATTTTCAAATAGCATTTTTTCTAATATTGAAAGAACGGGTGCACGTGCACCCAGGTCCATCCTTGTATTTTCCATCGGTTCTTCAGTTTCTATTGCAACTGCTATCGtgaaaaaaaaaacattttgaTCACTTGCCTCTAGCTTCTTCTGAATTTTAAGTTTTAAGAACGATCTAggggacagagatttggtgcacatgagcaccagtgatcTCACTTCGAAAATTAAATTAAAAGTCATATTTCTAAGCTTcataaaaatctgaaaataaatcatgATGTAGCCGGTATTGTATCCCACAATTGTGTAAATTTTCAACTGAAAATAATGTGTATTTTAGgctgcacaaaaataacaaatggatagatctgagtatagtgattcaaatctacaaaaagaaaacagattttgtcatttttgtatagGTCAAAAAAACAAAACATTTGAAATTGAGATTTTGTAGTTTAGTGGGGTACATCATTAGGTACTTTTAGAATTTTCTTACTTAATTTTTGTAAACATATAAAtataattttcgaattttttaatcTAGCAAGAGCATTGGTGCCCAGGATCCAATATGACTTTTCGCGATGTAGGGGAAAAGCTTCTATATATCAGTATGCTAACAACTGTGGGTCTTGGGCGGTCGGGCGTTGGGTAGTTTGCTTGAGCACGTTGAATCACAACCAACATTTAGAACGCACGAGGGGCAGTTccaccagaaaacatggttatgtCAACCAATTCTTCCCGTTTAAGTTAAGGCCCTCTCACCCCTGGTTTGGTCAGTGTAAAGCAACTGTGGTCTGTGATGATTAAAGAGCGGCAGCCTCTACTGAATACGAAGAAAAATGGACGGATGGGACTGAAGCAGCAAGTTGGATACATTTAGTACTACCCTTTTGCTAATTCCAGGTTAACTGGGAGTTAAGTTAGTTTCAGATTAACTCGTGATTCGTGCATACAAGAATTACACATGGATATGTAATTACACATGCATGTGcaattgcatatcctttactcTAGTTGCACGTAAATTACACATGAATCAGGTGACCGAGAATTAAGCTAATTCCAGATTCACCGGGAATTAGTCGCGTCTTTAGTACTATTCTGAAGTTTCGTTGTTACTTCACTGGTAGGGCTTAGAAGATGAGGAGAAAACATAACAGTAGTACAGAAgctaatcaaataaaagaaattaGAGGAAAAACTGAAAAAGGGTATAGCCGTTGTTCCATTATTGAAACCAGTCAAATATTTAGTAAGCAATTAGAGTGGTAGACAATCAAAGTGAAAGCTGTAAAATAGGCGCCAACTTCTTGAAAAGCGCAAGTAAGCTTCCACAAACTCTTTTACTCTACATGTACATCAGTACATGGTACTCTACTGACCACGCACGCCAAAAGATGAACAAAAAGCCCAAATAGCACCGTAGTATCTATTATTACGAATTATtacgagaaaaagaagaagagttAGGGAAAAAAGCAGAGCAGCAAGAAAACCATGTACACTACTAGCAAACCAGAGGgagccatcatcatctccatgcATCTCGGCCAAGTCTCAGGGCGAGCTGCCACGACCATCTATTCTTGTGAGTTCAGGCGTTGGCGGCGAGCTTGGCGGAGGCCGGCAGCGGGCTGCGCAGGGGCGTGCGCGGCGTCGGCGGGGCCCCGAGCCGGCGGCCCTCGGCGTCGTAGTAGATGGCCCCGGAGAACTCGAGCGGCTGGCAGCGCTCCCCCATGAGGATCTCCTTCCGCCACACCCCGTCCCCCGCCGCCGATGCCTCGAAGCTCCACTCCTCCGACGAGTCCGCCCCCGTCGCCGTCTTCCTCCCTCTCTTGGACCACGACAGCGCCTTCCTCGTGAGCGGCACCACGGCGCGCGACGTGGAGGGGAGGGAGAAGGAGCCGGCCAGCCGGCGCTCCTGCATCCGCCGCGCCGCCCGGGACAGCCGCCGCGCGCACCTGCCCATCAGCGCCGCCACCGCCTGCGCCAGGCTCACGCCCATGCTCACGTCGCGTGCTCCTTCGGTTCTTGCTTTTGCTGATCCGTCCTTGGAATCGGAGCTGGAAGGCTTGCTGGCTATGGTTTCGAGCTGCGGTTCTGCGTCGCCATTTCGCGGGTATTTGTAGGGTGGAAGACCGAGGTGAAAGTCTAACAAGCCGGCCGGTCGGTACCCGGGACGGCCTGATTAGTTAATGAACTGAAGAGTTAATCATCACACTAGCTACTACTAGTAGGAAGACCCACTGATCTGAGCATCATTAGGTCGCTTTGATTTGGTTTTTTGTGAGTAGTAGTTCGCTAATGGATGGCTGGGTTTGGCGAGAGAAGACCGTCGGTCTAGCCTAGTAGCTAGAATACTTACACGTGAGGTAGTACTTATTACTCACTTGCCCTGTGAGCATATTAATGGAGTGATGACGATAGATGGATTTTCTCTTGGAGTGGCAGAATTACGGACGGACGTGTGGATCATAAGTGGCCGGTCTGATAGTAGATAGGTCCGTGTTGTTGGCAGTTGAATTAAATTAAGCCCTAATCGCGTGACTATGTTGATTGAAAGCTTGGAAATTGACGTACGGTtcatgttagagcatctccaccagtcCTCTCCAAAAAAAAAAGCGCCGATATGCACGTCGGCATTAGGCTATGGGAAGTGCCGGCTGCATGCACTTAGTATTTAGGGATCGTGTCACACACCAATTAACCCAATAGAAGCGTCAGCATCATGCATGCACATGCAAGTGGAGACAGAAAAACTAGGAGAGAGGAGAATCTTTAGAGGGTTGTGTCACATGCAAGTGAGGCACATGCAACTTTTCAGCAGTAGACGCCGGCGCTCCCAAACGGCTCCCTTCACCAAGGGATCCTTTCGAAAGTGCCAACGCTTTTATAGGGTTCCAAAACATGCCGACGCTTTTGAGGAGCGCCGGTGCATGCGCTTTCTCTCACTAGAATCCTTTAGAGCTATTGGGAGCGTCGATGGAGGTGCTCTTAGGAAGGAGAATAAACTTGCCATTCCTTTGCCTTATCCCCCGAAACGAATAATTTCCGGATTTAAAGAATGAATCTGTTAGCTTGGCACCGGATACCGGAAATAGCACAAAGATATATATTCATATCTAAAATTTATTTAGGATTTCATCCGAACAATCCGTTTCTCATCCGAAACATTGAAGCTCGTAGAACATATTTAATAGTTAGAGAGTTGCAAAGTTCGTCCGTTCAATATTATCTTATTTACTTAATCACTCTATCGAATATGGTGTCCAAACTTATTAGGATACTGGGTATTGAAGGGTGCGTCGTTGTTATCCTATCCGTTGTGTTCGCGTCATTGCAATAGTATGAACCTATGTTGTTCATGTGGTTATTTTATATTTGCTCACTCCGTTGTGTTACATTTCTTTATTAGTTTTTGTTAAACTTGTTTCATCAAATTGTATGGTTTTTTTGACATATTTATGCGTGTACATATTCGATTACTTTTGTGTTCGCTCGGAGTTCGCTATGTTTCCGTTTCGGATCCGTGTCTCACGGATCCGGATTTGAATCCACAACCAATTATTATCCGATCCGATCAAAATCCTCGAGAAAATATGGTAAGTAACAACAAATTCGATCTGATCCGTTTAAATCCCTACCTACACACATGGataataaaacagaaaataaaagcaCGAGGCGTGAAGAATTCCTTCTAGATATATATGCACTATGTAGTCGAGAGCTAGTGGACTTTTGTACCCAGCTATATATAGCTCCTTTTTTTGTTGCAAAAATCGAAAATGATATTTTGAAGTTTAAAAAATATAAGAAAAACATATAGATGTAGAAAATGATGTGGTCTACCAATCTGCAAAATTTGAACTCGGGATAACTTATATTTGTTGCTccgaaaaatgacaaaatctaatAGAGTTTGTGATTTTGAAACCTTACGCTGTTCACTTCCGTATATGTCAGAATTTATTATTTTTGCACAGCTCTGAATATAATGTATTTCCGTATATGTTACAATTTATTATGTCAGAATTTTCGTAGATCACAGTATTGTATACATGTAGATTTAATTTCATTTTTTATTTGAAACTTTAAAATGTTGGTTccattttttttcttcaaaaaacaAGCTCCGTTTAGCTCGAGCTACGCTTGTGGCTTCCACTCCCATGCATCGCGGTTGCACATAACAAAATATCCGTAGCTGCCGCAAGTACCAACTAGGCGATACAAAACTCGAGAGTCGTCGGTCAAGTCAAATAATCGGGTGAATATACAACGTGCAATCTCCCGTCGTTGCCTAGATCGGCATAGCAGTCCAACGCTGATATATTATACGGTGTAATAAGAATCAATACGTGCGCACCATGATAAGAATCATCGCATGTACGACAAGTAGCtaaatttggtcgatcctcgaaTGCTTTTTCATCGCCTTCCGCATGCACGAACTCACGCCTCACCGAGGGTCGGTGCTGGTAGATAGATCTACCTATACCG includes the following:
- the LOC127306447 gene encoding uncharacterized protein, translated to MGVSLAQAVAALMGRCARRLSRAARRMQERRLAGSFSLPSTSRAVVPLTRKALSWSKRGRKTATGADSSEEWSFEASAAGDGVWRKEILMGERCQPLEFSGAIYYDAEGRRLGAPPTPRTPLRSPLPASAKLAANA